The sequence below is a genomic window from Candidatus Methylomirabilis sp..
GTAGGGGAAGAGCCAGCGGGTGAGGGTGACGGTCAGCTCGAACTTCCCGGGCGACGCGGTGAAGCCGGGGGCCATGCCCGCGACGAGATACGGGGCCAGGAGGACGCCGGCGAGGACAACCAGGCAGAGGATGGCGGCGAGGGTGCGGCACGCGGCCGCCGCCACCCGGAAGGCGGCAGGCCGGCCCTCCCGCACCAGCACCTCGTTATAGATCGGGATGAAGGCAGCGGAGAGCGCCCCCTCCCCCAGGAGCTCCCGGAGGGTGTTGGGGATCCGGAAGGCCACGAAGAAGGCGTCGGCGGCGGCCGAGACGCCGAAGGCGCGGGCGATGACCATGTCCCGGAGGAACCCCAGGACGCGGCTGAGGGCGGTGGCCCCGCCGACCACGAAAGCGGCGCGGGCCATGCGCGGGTGGAGGCCGGGTGGCATGGGTCGCTGTACACTTCCCGCTTGACAGAGGCCGGTGGAACTCAGTATACAGTCGCTTCGTGCCGGCACGCTGCCGGCCAGGACAGGAGTCGATCCACCATGCCGAACATCGCCTCAGCGAAAAAACAGCTCCGCCAGGCGGCGAAGCGGGCCGCCCGGAACCGGGCCGCCAAGAGTGCCCTGCGCACCAAGATCAAGAAGATCCGCCAGGCCCTCGGGGAGGGGAACCCGGACGCAGCCCGCGCCGCGCTCGCGGAGGCCATCCCCGCCATCGACAAGACCGCCTCCCGAGGGATCATCCACCGGCGGACGGCGGCCCGCTACAAGTCCCGCCTCATGCGCCTGGTGGCTGCTGGAGCCGCCCGGCCTGCCTCTCCCTAGCGGCAGAGCTCCAGGACCGCCAGATCCAGGCTGAGCACCCCGTCCCTCCGCCCACCCTTCAACTCGCCGTC
It includes:
- the rpsT gene encoding 30S ribosomal protein S20, giving the protein MPNIASAKKQLRQAAKRAARNRAAKSALRTKIKKIRQALGEGNPDAARAALAEAIPAIDKTASRGIIHRRTAARYKSRLMRLVAAGAARPASP